AAAAAGCGGCCTTTCACGAGGAATGGCCGCATGCTGGCATGCTTCCGGCTATTTTGCCGGTTTTCAGTCTCCCCCTTATCATCCAAACCCTTCCGGGTTTGCAGGTGTTGGCACCTTACGGTCTATCGCAGGTTGCCGGGCTTCATAGGGCCAGTCCCTCAGCCACTCTGAATAAGAGTTTTGTTACTTGTGTATTATAGCATATTAACTCAAACTTTCCCACCGTCTTTCCCGCATGCTTTTGAGCGGGAATCCAGCGACTTCAATATTTTAGAGCCACTGGTTCTCCGCTAAATAACATACAGAGAAGACGAAAAACAGAGGTTTTGAATCCACTAGTAGCAAGAGGTGGGAAAGTTGAGATATTAACTCAAACTTCGCAGTAAAGAAGATATGACAAATTGCCTTGCAGTTCATCTATAAATCCGCGTACCAAAGCCTCTTTGAGGATATCGCCTGTTGTGAGGTGTTTCAAGCCATAATATCTTACATAATCGGCAATGTCTTTTAGGTTATTACTGGCCAAAATCCCATCGTTGCATTTTGCAAGTGCGATCGCTGCAGCTTCTCCCTTACCGATAATTTTATGCCCGGCATCCGGTACGAGGTCAGCTTGCGATAGATGATATATGCTTTCGTGTCCAATTCTATTGAGATTTGCACGGCAACACCTGAATTTAACAACATATCGACTCGTCTCCGAAGGTGATCAACGCCGGGAGAAGAAAGCTCTATATAAACATGCCCGGGGATCATAATTTTTCCTGGGTAGAGTTTTATGAGAAGACTTTCGTATCCGACCCACAAAAAAGCTAAAAGGCAATTATTGTCAAAGAAGAGATGTTCAGTCAATTACTTCCGCACCTTCTTCATTGTCACCATAAACCAGATCAGAGCGAAATGCAGAGAGGAGCAACTCTTCATATTTCCCATCAGACACGAGTCCCTTTTTTAAAACTTGTTCCGCTTGGTCGATATAATTGCCATAAGTCATATACTGTTTTTCGACGGGTAGTGGTTTGTAGAGCTCGGTACTGTATCCCATGCTTTCCGCAAGTCGCCGGACACCTTCCGACATCATCGCATCAGCTGCATCAGCATTCAGCAGCTTATCTTCTTTAAGCCGTATGACAGCAGCTTGATGGCTGACTTGAAAATAATGCTCTAATCGTATCACATCATGAATTGAAAGATTATGGTCGCTGTTTTTTGCTTTCAGCATTTCAACCTTTGTTTGAAGCGCCGCAGCCGGTATGAGGAAATAGGACGCAAACAAGTCCGCTTCTTTCTCGGTTTCCTGACCAACACCGATTTTTTGGGCACATACAGCTGTCATATTCTTGTCGAAATATAAATGGTACAACTCATGGGCTAATGAAAAGCGTTGTCTCCCCACGGTCATCGAAGAGTTAATTGCTATGACATTATTGCCGGAAGCACCTTTCAGGCAGATCCCGCTTAGATTTCCACCCATCGGATAATATACGATCGTCAGGTGTTCGATGTCCTGCGCAAGTGCAAATATATCAATGGGTGAATTGGCATCCTCGCCAAGTTTCGCTCTAAGTTGAATTGATTTTGTCATAATATCGGTATTGCAGATCATCTTTGCTCTCCTGCAAGCAAATCAGCCATGAATTCAGAGTTCAGCGCGATGCGGTTTATTGCACTGATAGTCTCCATATCTGCTGTTGTCAATTCGCCTGCTCGTAAAGCAAATTTAAGTGGGTTGACCGGCAAAGTGTCTTCTTCAAAGGCCAAAATACTTACTCCGTATAGAGCAGCAAGTTTTTCAAGCATCTCAACCGAAAGGCTGCGTTCGCCGTTTTCAGCTTTTGAGATCAGGCTTTGATCAACACCTAGGAAGCAGGCGATATTAGCTTGACTCAATCCGCTGCTCTTCCGAAATTCTTTCATCCTTTCAGCGATCATTTCAAATTTACTCATAACACTCATCCTTCCCCTCGCCGTTATTATATTCTTCGGTTGTCATAAAAACAACAGTATTATGATAATATTTTATGACATATCCTAGGCTAAGTTCAATAGGGAGGAGGAGAATTCGCAACGCTTCGCATTGCGGGGAAACTGCGACAAATACGGTCGCGGGAAGCCGTTGTGAAACAATAGTGAAACGGTTGTTAAAAGCTTGCGGAGACTGCATCCGCTTTTCGCGGCATTTTACGCCGCACTTCTCCGCCCCTGATCAATCGCTTGCCTATTGCTCGCCAATCGCTTGCCCGCCTTTTGTCCGCCCCTACCCCTTCGCCTCTTTTATCATCTTCTTCATGGAGTTTATG
The window above is part of the Synergistaceae bacterium genome. Proteins encoded here:
- a CDS encoding ImmA/IrrE family metallo-endopeptidase, encoding MICNTDIMTKSIQLRAKLGEDANSPIDIFALAQDIEHLTIVYYPMGGNLSGICLKGASGNNVIAINSSMTVGRQRFSLAHELYHLYFDKNMTAVCAQKIGVGQETEKEADLFASYFLIPAAALQTKVEMLKAKNSDHNLSIHDVIRLEHYFQVSHQAAVIRLKEDKLLNADAADAMMSEGVRRLAESMGYSTELYKPLPVEKQYMTYGNYIDQAEQVLKKGLVSDGKYEELLLSAFRSDLVYGDNEEGAEVID
- a CDS encoding helix-turn-helix domain-containing protein: MSKFEMIAERMKEFRKSSGLSQANIACFLGVDQSLISKAENGERSLSVEMLEKLAALYGVSILAFEEDTLPVNPLKFALRAGELTTADMETISAINRIALNSEFMADLLAGEQR